One Pseudomonas sp. MH9.2 DNA segment encodes these proteins:
- a CDS encoding NUDIX hydrolase, whose translation MKFCSQCGNPVIQRIPEGDSRLRYVCEHCQTVHYQNPNIVAGSLPIWGSQVLLCRRAIEPRMGYWTLPAGFMENGETVEQAARRETAEEACATLRNLSLYMLVDVPHISQVHVFYRAELVDLEFAAGVESLEVRLFDEADIPWSELAFMTVKRTLECFFADRIQQVYPVRTESLAPLQQIKKT comes from the coding sequence ATGAAATTCTGCAGCCAGTGCGGCAACCCGGTCATTCAGCGCATCCCCGAAGGCGATAGCCGCTTACGTTACGTCTGCGAGCATTGCCAGACCGTCCATTATCAGAACCCTAATATCGTCGCCGGGAGCCTGCCAATCTGGGGCTCGCAGGTGCTTCTATGCCGTCGCGCCATCGAGCCGCGCATGGGGTACTGGACCTTACCAGCCGGTTTCATGGAAAACGGGGAAACGGTCGAACAGGCCGCCCGCCGCGAAACGGCGGAAGAAGCCTGCGCCACGCTGCGCAACCTGAGCCTGTACATGCTGGTCGATGTACCGCACATCAGTCAGGTACACGTGTTTTATCGCGCCGAGCTGGTAGATCTGGAGTTTGCCGCCGGGGTAGAGAGCCTGGAGGTGCGGCTTTTCGACGAGGCTGACATTCCATGGTCCGAGCTGGCTTTCATGACGGTAAAACGTACCTTAGAATGCTTCTTTGCCGACCGGATCCAGCAGGTCTACCCAGTGCGAACTGAGTCTCTGGCACCGTTGCAGCAGATAAAAAAGACCTAA